The following proteins come from a genomic window of bacterium:
- a CDS encoding ferredoxin yields the protein MKVKIDEESCTGCGVCAAICDEVFEVGDDNKVHVKNPEPAGIDCVQEAVDSCPVEAIILEK from the coding sequence ATGAAAGTAAAGATAGACGAAGAAAGTTGCACAGGCTGCGGGGTTTGTGCTGCGATATGTGATGAGGTTTTTGAAGTTGGAGATGACAATAAAGTGCATGTGAAGAATCCTGAACCTGCTGGTATAGATTGTGTCCAGGAAGCAGTTGATTCCTGTCCAGTTGAGGCAATAATTTTAGAGAAATAA
- a CDS encoding thioesterase family protein, protein MRVSYADTDQMGIVYYARYFEYFERGRTELLRELGVPYRKMEKSGVRLPVVEAHCEYKKGIKYDAVIVIKTSIRDPPKARIRMDYEVFDESEKWLLAMGYTIHPFVNLQGKAVRPPKEFVKLIQENLSKSSSVALRRTEKEM, encoded by the coding sequence ATTCGTGTTTCTTATGCTGATACAGACCAGATGGGTATAGTATATTATGCAAGATACTTTGAATATTTTGAGCGTGGTAGGACAGAGTTGTTAAGAGAATTGGGAGTGCCATATCGTAAAATGGAAAAAAGTGGTGTAAGACTTCCTGTGGTAGAGGCTCATTGTGAATATAAGAAAGGGATAAAATATGATGCAGTAATTGTGATAAAGACTTCCATTAGAGACCCTCCTAAAGCACGCATAAGAATGGACTACGAGGTTTTTGATGAATCAGAAAAATGGCTCCTTGCAATGGGTTATACCATTCATCCATTTGTTAATCTCCAGGGTAAGGCAGTGAGACCACCCAAAGAGTTTGTGAAATTGATTCAAGAGAATTTGTCAAAATCCTCCTCCGTAGCACTGCGGAGGACGGAAA